One Dioscorea cayenensis subsp. rotundata cultivar TDr96_F1 chromosome 17, TDr96_F1_v2_PseudoChromosome.rev07_lg8_w22 25.fasta, whole genome shotgun sequence DNA window includes the following coding sequences:
- the LOC120280519 gene encoding serine/threonine-protein kinase STY8-like: MEEDTNSWVRRAKFSHTVCHRLDSSRLPVIPLDAEADCDPELKLNSPKAIPSKFPSMSSLERKESSKSKLQISSSLPSRFSFQIGDDHKLKPEESIPDSADFSFHPNQDFGSKISVEAEANHNSHKFSQFRNAERHAKLKKRSLSPLPTTILSDSFREGRADGKRFSTPPPSRKVSDKGIFGKLVSREAHDHRMFNPLSPPEASPLQHFSSMKVSDKSKGRKETTWVRYFDHGGGRVNAVDTTDEWMINLSKLYLGLRFASGAHSRLYHGIYEDQPVAVKIIRQPEDDESGEMAFRLEKQFTREVTLLSRLYHRNVIKLVGAWKNPPVLCIITEYLSGGSLRSFLHKLEHKSLPLPKLIAIALDIARGMEYIHSQGVIHRDLKPENILFDQEFCVKIADFGIACEVAYCDTLAEDPGTYRWMAPEMIKHKPYGHKVDVYSFGLVLWEMVTGTIPYEEMTPIQAAFAVVDKNLRPTIPTECPTALRVLIEQCWALNAEKRPEFWQIVKVFEQFESVLSQEGTLDRIPNMTSQEHKKRLLHWIQKLKHLHGDDDDDSLHLMPKLL; encoded by the exons ATGGAGGAGGATACCAATTCTTGGGTGAGGAGGGCAAAGTTCTCACACACTGTTTGTCACCGGCTGGATTCATCTCGATTGCCGGTGATACCTCTTGATGCTGAAGCTGATTGTGATCCTGAATTGAAGCTAAATAGCCCAAAAGCAATCCCGTCTAAATTTCCTTCTATGTCAAGCCTTGAGAGGAAGGAATCTAGTAAGTCAAAGTTGCAGATTTCTAGTTCGTTACCGAGTAGGTTCTCGTTTCAGATTGGTGATGATCATAAACTGAAACCAGAAGAATCAATACCAGACTCAGCAGATTTCTCATTCCATCCTAATCAAGATTTTGGATCAAAGATATCAGTTGAAGCTGAAGCAAATCACAATTCTCATAAATTCAGTCAGTTTAGAAATGCTGAACGACATGCCAAGCTGAAGAAGAGGTCCTTGTCCCCTCTTCCAACTACTATCCTTTCGGATAGCTTCAGAGAAGGTAGAGCTGATGGGAAGAGATTTTCTACGCCACCCCCTAGCAGGAAAGTATCAGACAAAGGTATTTTTGGGAAGCTGGTCTCAAGAGAAGCACATGATCATCGGATGTTCAATCCCCTATCACCTCCTGAAGCAAGTCCACTCCAGCATTTCTCTTCAATGAAGGTTTCTGATAAGTCAAAGGGCCGCAAAGAGACGACATGGGTGAGGTATTTTGACCATGGCGGAGGGAGAGTTAATGCTGTGGATACCACCGACGAATGGATGATTAATCTTTCCAAGTTGTATCTTGGGTTGAGGTTTGCATCTGGGGCTCATAGTAGGTTATACCATGGTATCTATGAGGATCAGCCTGTTGCAGTGAAGATTATTAGGCAACCTGAGGATGATGAAAGTGGAGAGATGGCTTTTCGACTTGAAAAGCAATTTACTAGGGAAGTCACTCTGCTTTCTCGTCTATATCACCGAAATGTGATAAAG TTGGTAGGCGCATGGAAAAACCCTCCAGTCTTATGCATCATCACAGAATATCTTTCTGGAGGTTCACTAAGATCGTTTCTCCATAAACTTGAGCACAAATCACTTCCTTTGCCGAAGCTGATTGCAATTGCTCTGGATATTGCCCGGGGAATGGAATATATTCACTCTCAAGGTGTTATCCATCGTGACCTGAAGCCTGAGAATATCCTCTTCGACCAAGAATTCTGTGTAAAAATTGCTGATTTTGGAATTGCCTGTGAGGTGGCCTATTGTGATACACTTGCAGAGGACCCAGGAACTTACCGTTGGATGGCACCCGAGATGATTAAGCACAAGCCTTATGGACATAAAGTTGATGTGTATAGCTTTGGACTAGTCCTATGGGAGATGGTCACGGGAACAATCCCATACGAAGAAATGACACCCATCCAAGCAGCTTTTGCTGTTGTCGATAAG AACTTGAGGCCAACTATTCCTACCGAATGTCCAACTGCTCTACGAGTCTTGATCGAGCAATGTTGGGCATTAAATGCAGAAAAGAGGCCCGAGTTTTGGCAAATTGTGAAGGTGTTTGAACAATTTGAGTCTGTTCTCTCTCAGGAAGGTACTCTTGATCGCATTCCAAATATGACAAGCCAAGAACACAAGAAACGATTGCTTCATTGGATCCAAAAGCTCAAACATTTGCATGGTGATGACGACGATGATTCACTGCACCTGATGCCTAAGCTCTTGTAA